Proteins encoded within one genomic window of Haladaptatus sp. QDMS2:
- a CDS encoding cupin domain-containing protein, translating into MTETPVPLVRRAADIEYEPVGAAEGMQKGVLLSEDQGAPHFAIRRFVLDPGASVPKHTNEVEHEQYVLAGEYTVGIGDEEYTVSAGDSLLIPAGVVHWYLNESDEEGSFLCAVPNGDNAIELVE; encoded by the coding sequence ATGACCGAAACGCCAGTACCCCTCGTGCGTCGCGCCGCAGACATCGAGTACGAACCCGTCGGCGCGGCCGAGGGAATGCAAAAAGGCGTCCTCCTGAGCGAGGACCAAGGGGCTCCGCATTTCGCCATCCGACGATTCGTCCTCGACCCCGGTGCGTCCGTCCCGAAACACACGAACGAAGTCGAACACGAACAGTACGTCCTCGCCGGAGAGTACACCGTCGGCATCGGCGACGAGGAGTACACCGTCTCCGCGGGCGACTCACTACTGATTCCCGCGGGCGTGGTCCACTGGTACCTAAACGAGAGCGACGAAGAGGGGTCGTTCCTCTGTGCGGTTCCGAACGGTGACAACGCTATCGAACTCGTCGAGTAG
- a CDS encoding DEAD/DEAH box helicase: protein MSQQLARVDTLFLHEVGDYYLVSVMRDGERVFRARLELKETNAGPRPARFRVIRGSSEEPRSPDQFVEIARRATRIRISEQTSQHAAEELREMLAGYQLEATRVRTCRICAGEGRYSPLTSKTAIETDREHICTDCAKRELERELSFQGDLTATAVERLEELLLSVQNLERITNLLKGNLDPDLTKFDEISATVEDVNPVKTDELKMHPGIKDLLADRFDTLLPVQSLSVRNGLLDGNDQLVVSATATGKTLIGEMAGINNHLNNKGKMLFLVPLVALANQKHEDFKKRYGHLGKVTIRVGASRVQDNGNRFDPNADVIVGTYEGIDHALRTGKDLGDIGTVVIDEVHMLEDEGRGHRLDGLIARLKHYCEQRAKRKQSYKGAQWIYLSATVGNPKWLAKRLEATLIEFEERPVPIERHVTFASGAEKPRIENKLVKRAFDTKSSKGYRGQTIIFTNSRRRCHEISRKLEYNAAPYHAGLDYKRRKKVERMFAEQELAAVVTTAALAAGVDFPASQVIFDSLAMGIEWLSVQEFHQMLGRAGRPDYHDKGVVYLLVEPDGSYHGSMERSEDEVAFTLLKDEMESVRTPYDEDAAIEETLANLVVAGKGAKRLNDRMLGDFSTKHAIGKLLQYEFIDGFEPTPLGRAVTRHFLSPPEAFAMLDGIRKGLDPYEIVANIELRDEES, encoded by the coding sequence GTGTCACAGCAGCTCGCCCGGGTCGACACGCTGTTCCTCCACGAGGTTGGCGACTACTACCTCGTATCCGTCATGCGGGACGGAGAGCGGGTCTTTCGCGCCCGGCTCGAACTCAAAGAGACGAACGCCGGTCCGCGACCCGCCCGCTTTCGGGTGATTCGCGGGTCGAGCGAGGAGCCACGCAGTCCCGACCAGTTCGTCGAGATCGCCCGGCGAGCCACGCGTATCCGCATCTCAGAGCAGACCTCCCAGCACGCAGCAGAAGAACTCCGAGAGATGCTCGCCGGCTACCAACTCGAAGCCACTCGCGTGCGCACCTGTCGGATTTGTGCTGGTGAAGGACGGTACTCGCCGCTCACGAGCAAGACGGCCATCGAAACCGACCGCGAGCACATCTGTACCGACTGTGCGAAACGCGAACTCGAACGGGAACTCTCTTTCCAGGGCGACCTGACCGCGACGGCGGTCGAACGCCTCGAAGAACTCCTGCTTTCGGTCCAGAACTTAGAGCGCATCACGAACCTGCTCAAGGGGAACTTAGACCCCGACCTGACGAAATTCGACGAGATTTCGGCCACCGTCGAGGACGTCAACCCGGTCAAGACGGACGAACTCAAGATGCACCCAGGCATCAAGGACCTCCTCGCAGACCGGTTCGATACCTTGCTCCCCGTCCAGAGCCTCTCGGTCAGAAATGGGCTGCTCGACGGCAACGACCAACTCGTCGTGAGCGCGACGGCGACGGGCAAGACGCTCATCGGGGAGATGGCCGGCATCAACAACCACCTGAACAACAAGGGGAAGATGCTGTTTCTCGTGCCCCTCGTCGCCCTCGCGAACCAGAAACACGAGGACTTCAAGAAACGCTACGGCCACCTCGGCAAAGTCACGATTCGAGTCGGCGCGAGCCGAGTCCAGGACAACGGCAACCGCTTCGACCCGAACGCTGACGTAATTGTGGGAACCTACGAGGGGATTGACCACGCGCTGCGGACGGGCAAGGACCTCGGTGACATCGGCACCGTCGTCATCGACGAGGTGCACATGCTCGAAGACGAGGGGCGAGGCCACCGCCTCGACGGCCTCATCGCCCGGCTGAAACACTACTGCGAGCAGCGCGCAAAACGCAAGCAGTCGTACAAGGGGGCGCAGTGGATTTACCTCTCTGCAACCGTCGGCAACCCGAAGTGGCTGGCAAAACGGCTGGAAGCCACGCTCATCGAGTTCGAAGAGCGGCCCGTGCCAATCGAGCGCCACGTCACGTTCGCCTCGGGGGCCGAGAAGCCGCGCATCGAAAACAAACTCGTCAAACGTGCCTTCGACACCAAGTCCTCGAAGGGCTACCGAGGGCAGACGATTATTTTCACGAACTCCCGCCGGCGCTGTCACGAGATTTCGCGAAAACTCGAGTACAACGCCGCGCCGTACCACGCCGGCCTCGACTACAAGCGGCGGAAAAAGGTCGAAAGGATGTTCGCAGAGCAGGAACTGGCGGCAGTCGTCACGACAGCCGCACTGGCCGCTGGGGTCGACTTTCCGGCTTCGCAGGTCATCTTCGACTCGCTCGCGATGGGTATCGAGTGGCTCTCCGTCCAGGAGTTCCACCAGATGCTCGGGCGTGCGGGCCGCCCCGACTACCACGACAAGGGTGTCGTCTACCTGCTCGTCGAGCCGGACGGGTCCTACCACGGCAGTATGGAGCGCTCTGAGGACGAGGTGGCCTTCACCCTGCTCAAAGACGAGATGGAATCGGTGCGGACGCCGTACGACGAGGACGCCGCCATCGAGGAGACGCTCGCGAACCTCGTCGTTGCGGGGAAGGGCGCAAAGCGCCTGAATGACCGGATGCTCGGCGATTTCTCGACGAAACACGCAATCGGAAAACTCCTCCAGTACGAGTTCATCGACGGGTTCGAACCGACACCCCTCGGGCGGGCGGTGACGCGTCACTTCCTCTCGCCGCCCGAGGCGTTCGCCATGTTAGACGGCATTCGGAAGGGCCTCGACCCGTACGAAATCGTGGCGAACATTGAGTTGCGCGACGAGGAATCCTGA
- a CDS encoding competence/damage-inducible protein A, whose product MHVALLTVGDELLAGDIDNTNASWLARQLGDRGVSVVRILVVPDDEEVIADHVRAYSTEFDAVVVTGGLGGTPDDVTMAAVARAFDRELVVNDAALVAVEERLAEVADRYPDLEIDAEAEASIPEGARVLVNDAGLSPGCVANNVYALPGIPSEMKAMFEQVADEFSGAMQTRTLYTPTPEGQLLGVLGAVRERFDVEIGCYPNREQRRNRLKLRSEDAAALDAAETWLRDEIETV is encoded by the coding sequence ATGCACGTTGCGCTGTTGACCGTCGGCGACGAACTGCTCGCTGGCGATATCGATAACACGAACGCGTCGTGGCTGGCGCGGCAGTTGGGCGACCGGGGCGTCTCGGTCGTGCGAATTCTCGTGGTTCCCGACGACGAGGAAGTCATCGCAGACCACGTCCGGGCCTACAGCACCGAGTTCGACGCCGTCGTCGTGACCGGCGGCCTTGGCGGCACGCCAGATGATGTGACGATGGCAGCCGTCGCCCGCGCTTTCGACCGGGAGTTGGTGGTGAACGACGCGGCGCTCGTCGCCGTCGAGGAGCGACTCGCCGAGGTGGCAGACCGTTATCCTGACCTCGAAATCGATGCCGAGGCGGAAGCCTCTATTCCCGAGGGGGCGCGGGTGCTCGTCAACGACGCGGGCCTCTCGCCGGGGTGTGTCGCGAACAACGTCTACGCCCTCCCCGGAATCCCCTCGGAGATGAAGGCCATGTTCGAACAGGTGGCAGACGAATTTTCGGGCGCGATGCAGACGCGGACGCTCTACACGCCGACGCCGGAGGGGCAGTTGCTCGGCGTACTCGGTGCGGTGCGAGAACGGTTCGACGTGGAAATCGGCTGCTATCCGAACCGCGAACAGCGGCGCAATCGGCTGAAACTCAGAAGCGAGGACGCGGCGGCACTCGACGCCGCAGAAACGTGGTTGCGCGACGAAATCGAGACGGTCTGA
- a CDS encoding universal stress protein produces MYQDILIPTDGSDTASVAIDHAVDLAATYGAKLHALYVVDIDAVNFGLGTEQVDRITQGNFGEMTELQEKADAATGAVAAAAASRDVQVHEEVRVGAPHEVIADYADDAGADLVVMGSHGRSGVKRALLGSVTERVLRTTHRPVLVVDERGGT; encoded by the coding sequence ATGTACCAAGACATCCTCATTCCGACCGACGGAAGCGACACGGCGAGCGTCGCCATCGACCACGCTGTCGACCTCGCCGCGACGTACGGAGCGAAACTGCACGCCCTGTACGTCGTCGACATCGACGCGGTGAACTTCGGCCTCGGCACCGAGCAGGTAGACCGCATCACGCAGGGTAACTTCGGCGAGATGACCGAGTTACAGGAGAAGGCAGACGCGGCGACCGGTGCGGTAGCGGCTGCGGCCGCCTCCCGCGACGTGCAGGTGCACGAAGAAGTGCGCGTCGGGGCACCGCACGAGGTCATCGCAGACTACGCAGACGACGCGGGAGCCGACCTCGTCGTGATGGGCAGCCACGGCCGGTCGGGCGTCAAGCGAGCGCTCCTCGGGAGCGTCACCGAGCGCGTCCTCCGGACGACCCACCGGCCGGTGCTCGTCGTGGACGAACGAGGTGGCACCTGA
- a CDS encoding CBS domain-containing protein, with protein sequence MRSFQIGRLFGIPIKLDLTFLLVLPVFAWLIGTQVGLWAGTLNDLWGTGIDPANLNGSQRPLILGAVSAVGLFVGVVLHELGHSLVSMRFGYPIASIKLWLLGGVAQLTEMPENWKQELLIAIAGPIVSIAQGIIFYLVLISIPGFSDPIKFVIGYLALTNFALAAFNLLPGFPMDGGRVLRALLARNRPYAQATRIAAEVGKAFAIFLALIGLFGGGGIFMVAIAFFIYIGASSESQQMTMKAAFEGVRVRDIMTPEDQVDSVSPDNSVTELLRRMFAERHTGYPVMRNGELVGLVTLGDAREVKEVERDAYTVSDVMSDELHTISPESNALDALQRMQQNGIGRLLVVDEFGGFLGLISRTDLMTAFDIIQSSGPTQVRPGRPAVDPPTKPFDDPSQ encoded by the coding sequence ATGCGTAGTTTCCAGATCGGGCGGCTCTTTGGCATCCCGATCAAACTCGACCTGACATTTCTGTTGGTCCTGCCAGTGTTCGCCTGGCTCATCGGAACGCAGGTCGGGCTGTGGGCGGGGACGTTGAACGACCTCTGGGGGACGGGTATCGACCCGGCGAATCTGAACGGCAGCCAGCGACCGCTCATTCTCGGCGCGGTCAGCGCCGTTGGCCTGTTTGTCGGCGTCGTCCTCCACGAACTTGGCCACTCGCTGGTCTCGATGCGGTTTGGCTACCCCATCGCCTCCATCAAACTCTGGCTGCTCGGCGGGGTGGCCCAGCTCACCGAGATGCCCGAAAACTGGAAGCAGGAACTCCTCATCGCCATCGCCGGCCCCATCGTCAGCATCGCGCAGGGAATCATCTTCTACCTCGTGCTCATCTCGATTCCCGGCTTCAGTGACCCCATCAAGTTCGTGATTGGCTACCTGGCGCTCACCAACTTCGCGCTCGCGGCGTTCAACCTCCTGCCGGGCTTCCCGATGGACGGTGGCCGCGTGCTTCGCGCCCTGCTCGCCCGGAATCGCCCCTACGCCCAGGCCACCCGTATCGCCGCGGAAGTGGGCAAAGCGTTCGCCATCTTCCTCGCGCTCATCGGCCTGTTCGGCGGCGGTGGCATCTTCATGGTCGCCATCGCTTTCTTCATCTACATTGGAGCCTCCTCAGAGAGCCAGCAGATGACGATGAAGGCCGCCTTCGAGGGCGTTCGCGTCCGCGACATCATGACGCCAGAAGACCAGGTCGATTCGGTGAGTCCGGACAACTCGGTCACGGAACTGCTCCGGCGGATGTTCGCAGAGCGCCACACCGGCTACCCGGTCATGCGAAACGGCGAACTCGTCGGCCTCGTGACTCTCGGCGACGCCCGCGAAGTGAAGGAAGTCGAACGCGACGCCTACACCGTCTCCGACGTGATGAGCGACGAACTCCACACGATTTCCCCAGAGAGCAACGCGCTCGATGCCCTCCAGCGCATGCAACAGAACGGCATCGGTCGCCTGCTCGTCGTCGACGAATTCGGCGGATTCCTCGGCCTCATCTCGCGGACGGACCTTATGACCGCCTTCGACATCATCCAGTCGAGCGGGCCGACGCAGGTACGCCCGGGCCGCCCGGCGGTCGACCCACCGACGAAGCCGTTCGACGACCCTTCTCAGTAA